One segment of Sulfobacillus thermosulfidooxidans DSM 9293 DNA contains the following:
- the rfbB gene encoding dTDP-glucose 4,6-dehydratase — protein MRVMITGGLGFIGSQMVRYLLETVPDIHIINVDALTYAGNLENLKDYENDPRYEWVHASIGDQATLDRVLAENPVDVIINFAAESHVDRSILSAAPFVTTNVLGTQVLLELARTHHVPRFLQVSTDEVYGSLPLGGSNWFSETSPLTPNSPYAASKAAADFLCLAAFRTYGQDVVITRCSNNYGPYQFPEKLIPLFITNGLEGKTWPLYGDGQNVRDWLHVSDHVRALWMVALQGKSGQIYNIGGHNEKSNREVAEALADILHLPYSVITPVADRLGHDRRYAIDSQKITKELGWHPLVDWEQGLRDTVQWYKDHEAWWKAIKTGAYLEYYQQQYGPLRKDSPSA, from the coding sequence ATGCGTGTCATGATAACAGGAGGACTCGGCTTTATCGGGTCCCAGATGGTTCGTTATTTACTCGAGACAGTTCCCGATATTCATATTATTAATGTCGATGCGTTAACCTATGCAGGGAATTTAGAAAACCTGAAGGACTATGAAAATGACCCGCGTTATGAGTGGGTGCATGCATCGATTGGCGATCAGGCAACGCTCGACAGAGTTCTTGCTGAAAATCCTGTGGATGTCATCATCAACTTTGCCGCTGAATCGCATGTGGATCGTTCGATTCTATCTGCGGCACCATTTGTGACGACCAATGTTTTGGGCACTCAGGTCCTGTTGGAGCTCGCTAGAACCCATCATGTGCCAAGATTTCTCCAAGTCTCTACGGATGAAGTCTATGGAAGCTTACCTCTTGGGGGCAGCAATTGGTTTTCCGAAACATCCCCTTTAACTCCCAATAGTCCTTATGCCGCGAGTAAAGCTGCGGCCGATTTTCTCTGCTTGGCAGCCTTTCGCACGTACGGTCAGGATGTCGTTATCACGCGTTGTTCGAATAATTATGGACCCTATCAATTTCCTGAAAAGCTGATCCCGTTATTCATTACAAATGGGTTGGAAGGGAAAACATGGCCGCTATATGGTGACGGGCAAAATGTTCGGGATTGGCTTCATGTGTCCGACCATGTCCGAGCACTATGGATGGTTGCCCTTCAGGGGAAGAGTGGCCAAATTTACAATATTGGAGGACATAATGAGAAATCGAACCGGGAAGTGGCCGAGGCCCTAGCGGACATTTTGCACCTGCCGTATTCGGTCATTACCCCGGTAGCGGATCGGTTAGGTCATGACCGGCGATACGCTATTGACTCCCAGAAAATCACGAAGGAACTGGGTTGGCATCCATTAGTCGATTGGGAACAGGGCCTACGCGATACCGTTCAGTGGTACAAAGATCATGAAGCGTGGTGGAAAGCTATTAAAACCGGTGCCTATTTGGAATATTACCAGCAACAATATGGTCCGTTGAGAAAGGATTCACCCAGCGCATGA
- a CDS encoding Mur ligase family protein has translation MRFFLAVWIARIVGWVSRLTGRGGSSLPGLIARRIDPRVFQRLAKKIRGGVILLTGTNGKTTTAAIATFLLRKSGRKVVNNQAGANLILGLTAALIQASRLRLYPKADMALLETDEATMPRAAEESRPKAIAVTNFFRDQLDRYGELSTTVNFVKKGIEKLDPQGWLVLNADDPQVAYLGASYSQVLYFGADLSAYPTPQGHHDIQDARFCPRCGHELRYIRQYYAHLGDYYCPACDYRRPIPDLLLVDWQGIHGNLRIDYRGEQISVPMRLPGLYNAYNVMAAMAIALLFGVELDTVATSLGSFRPAFGRMEEVSIEGKDVWLALVKNPVGFNQVLQAIDEDKRPLKNLLFIINDRYADGQDVSWLWDVDFERFVQPQWHVWISGIRARDMAVRLLYAGLDTGSMHVIEKPEVALEDLIHNSAPEQVTYILPTYTALLEIRKYLTDKGYTRHFREG, from the coding sequence ATGAGATTTTTTCTGGCCGTATGGATAGCGCGTATTGTCGGTTGGGTTAGTCGCTTGACAGGCCGCGGAGGCAGCTCCTTGCCGGGGCTCATTGCCCGCCGCATTGATCCTCGAGTTTTTCAGCGACTGGCTAAAAAAATTCGTGGCGGCGTCATCTTGTTGACGGGGACTAATGGCAAAACGACGACGGCGGCCATTGCCACATTTCTATTACGCAAGAGTGGACGCAAAGTCGTCAACAATCAAGCCGGGGCTAATTTGATTCTCGGATTAACGGCGGCGTTGATTCAGGCTAGTCGCTTGAGATTATATCCCAAGGCTGATATGGCCCTGTTGGAGACCGATGAAGCGACCATGCCCAGAGCTGCGGAGGAAAGCCGACCCAAAGCCATAGCCGTCACCAATTTTTTTCGGGATCAGCTTGATCGTTATGGCGAATTATCTACGACGGTGAATTTCGTCAAGAAGGGGATTGAAAAGCTTGATCCACAAGGATGGCTGGTCTTAAATGCCGATGATCCGCAAGTGGCCTATCTTGGCGCTTCTTATTCCCAAGTTCTCTATTTTGGTGCTGACTTGTCTGCCTACCCTACACCCCAAGGGCACCATGATATTCAAGATGCCCGGTTTTGTCCCCGCTGTGGGCACGAGTTACGCTATATTCGGCAATACTATGCACACCTGGGCGATTATTATTGTCCAGCCTGCGATTACCGCCGTCCCATCCCTGATCTTTTATTGGTGGATTGGCAAGGAATTCACGGAAATCTTCGGATCGATTACCGTGGAGAACAAATTAGTGTACCGATGCGCTTGCCAGGATTATATAATGCCTATAACGTGATGGCAGCAATGGCCATCGCTTTGCTCTTCGGTGTGGAGTTGGACACGGTCGCCACCTCACTGGGGAGCTTTCGCCCGGCGTTTGGGCGAATGGAAGAAGTCTCGATTGAAGGCAAAGATGTCTGGTTAGCTCTCGTAAAAAACCCGGTGGGATTTAACCAAGTCTTACAAGCGATCGATGAGGACAAGCGCCCTTTAAAAAATCTATTATTTATCATTAATGATCGTTATGCCGATGGGCAAGATGTATCGTGGTTGTGGGATGTTGATTTTGAGCGCTTTGTCCAACCGCAGTGGCATGTATGGATTAGCGGCATTCGGGCTCGAGATATGGCTGTGCGTCTGTTATATGCCGGGCTGGATACTGGCAGCATGCATGTCATAGAAAAACCGGAGGTAGCGTTGGAGGATTTGATACACAATAGTGCGCCGGAGCAAGTGACCTATATCTTGCCGACGTATACAGCACTCTTGGAAATTCGCAAGTACCTGACGGATAAAGGGTATACGCGACACTTTCGGGAAGGGTAG
- the selB gene encoding selenocysteine-specific translation elongation factor, translated as MADIYSRPIIFGTAGHIDHGKTTLTQRLTGVNTDRLPEERSRGISIDLGFAHFTLPSGQHAALIDVPGHEKFIRNMAAGVHGMDAVMLVVAADEGIMPQTREHLDILTLLGVKNGLTVITKADMVEAEWLPIVDEAVQEALTGSFLEHSPRIFVDSVTGRGIDALLTALDELAQQVPLRDAKGSVRLPIDRVFSVRGFGTVVTGTLVNGTIRTESTLEIVPGDYVVRVRGLEVHGHKVDYAVAGQRVAANLSGIDKELIHRGQVLSEIGHLRAHDILVVELSLLPSSPVLSQRTRVHVHLGTAEATGRVYWYESDEMEPGRTAFAEIRLESPLPALRGDRFLIRSYSPVITIGGGRVIEVGRHHKRKEPGLLDFLTLIAQGNPADVIRAVLKPAQIPISVDEIATKTGLAVNDVIPILEHSSDILYGPERFVLEGHKLEPFSQQLREFLTDYHLKHPLRPGIERERLKEALWPEWSMKQVLFVVAHSIDVSVSGEWVHLTTFESNSPEPWKSEIERLYQAISHTGLKPVAIDQLQSQIVIEPGHVFDVLEFLVQQGRIIRLDDGIYIADRVFDEARHQVTEALKTSTELSTSQLREVLGTNRRFAVLFLELLDALHVTRRIGDNRTLVG; from the coding sequence ATGGCAGATATTTATTCCCGGCCGATCATATTTGGTACCGCCGGGCATATTGATCATGGCAAAACCACCCTCACGCAGCGTTTAACCGGAGTGAATACGGACCGATTACCGGAAGAACGAAGCCGGGGTATTTCCATTGATCTGGGATTTGCGCATTTTACTCTACCTAGCGGCCAACATGCGGCTTTAATTGATGTACCGGGACATGAAAAATTTATCCGCAATATGGCTGCGGGTGTTCATGGCATGGACGCTGTGATGCTCGTGGTGGCGGCCGACGAAGGCATTATGCCCCAAACCCGGGAGCATTTAGATATCCTCACGCTGCTCGGGGTTAAAAATGGATTAACGGTCATAACGAAAGCCGATATGGTAGAGGCGGAGTGGCTACCGATTGTGGATGAGGCCGTGCAAGAAGCCTTGACCGGATCCTTTTTAGAACATTCTCCCCGGATTTTTGTGGATTCGGTCACGGGCCGGGGTATTGACGCGTTGCTCACCGCATTAGATGAATTGGCCCAACAAGTCCCTCTACGGGATGCCAAGGGGTCAGTGAGATTACCCATTGACCGGGTTTTTTCGGTGAGGGGCTTCGGTACCGTTGTGACAGGAACCTTGGTTAATGGAACGATCCGCACGGAGAGCACATTAGAAATAGTTCCGGGTGACTATGTCGTGCGCGTGCGGGGACTCGAAGTGCATGGCCACAAAGTGGATTACGCGGTGGCTGGTCAGCGGGTTGCAGCCAATTTGAGTGGGATTGATAAAGAATTGATTCACCGAGGACAAGTCTTAAGTGAAATCGGCCATCTTCGGGCTCATGACATTTTAGTGGTTGAATTATCTTTATTGCCTTCGAGTCCCGTATTGTCTCAGCGTACCCGGGTTCATGTGCATTTAGGAACGGCGGAAGCTACCGGACGGGTATATTGGTACGAAAGTGATGAAATGGAACCGGGCCGTACGGCCTTTGCCGAAATTCGGTTGGAAAGTCCCTTGCCCGCCTTACGTGGCGACCGATTTCTTATCCGGTCTTATAGTCCCGTCATCACGATTGGTGGCGGCCGTGTGATCGAAGTCGGGCGCCACCATAAGCGTAAAGAACCGGGTCTTCTAGATTTCTTAACGTTGATCGCCCAAGGGAATCCGGCTGATGTTATCCGTGCCGTGTTGAAACCTGCGCAGATTCCAATCAGTGTGGATGAGATCGCGACCAAAACGGGTCTTGCCGTGAATGACGTCATACCCATTTTGGAGCATAGTTCTGACATATTGTATGGTCCCGAACGGTTCGTGCTCGAAGGGCATAAGTTGGAACCATTTTCCCAGCAGTTACGGGAATTCTTGACGGATTATCACCTTAAACATCCCCTGCGTCCAGGAATTGAACGGGAACGGTTAAAAGAAGCATTATGGCCTGAATGGTCGATGAAGCAGGTCTTATTTGTTGTGGCACACAGTATAGACGTCAGTGTCAGCGGGGAATGGGTGCATTTAACCACGTTTGAATCAAACAGCCCTGAGCCGTGGAAATCAGAAATTGAGAGACTCTATCAGGCCATTAGTCATACGGGGCTAAAACCTGTGGCAATAGATCAATTGCAAAGCCAAATTGTCATCGAGCCGGGTCATGTGTTTGATGTACTCGAATTTCTGGTGCAACAAGGACGGATTATCAGGTTAGATGACGGCATTTATATAGCCGACCGGGTTTTTGATGAAGCGAGGCATCAAGTCACCGAAGCGCTCAAGACTTCCACAGAATTATCTACCAGTCAACTTCGAGAAGTTCTCGGAACGAATCGGCGGTTTGCGGTTTTATTTTTAGAGTTGTTGGATGCACTGCATGTTACCAGACGCATCGGCGACAACAGGACTTTGGTGGGATAG